A segment of the Echinicola strongylocentroti genome:
ATCCTAGAAAGCTGCGAAGGTTTAAAAAACAGCAGAAAAAAACCATAGATCATCCCTACATGCAAGCCCGAAACCGCCAGCACGTGCATGGCTCCTGCCGTGATATAGGCCTCACTGACCGCTTCGCCCAAATCGGCTTTTTGTCCTAACAGCAGGGCCTTCCCCACCTCCAGCGCATGACTATCCTCAAAAGTTCCCTCTAAGTGCCTACCAAGTTTTTTCCGTGCCAGTAGCACCGGCTCATACAGCGAAAGCTTGTCAACTTCCCCCAACCGTAAAACCTTGTCTCCTATAAAGTGTTGGTGATACACCTGCTTCCTGGCCATAAATCTCCGATAATCAAAGGCCTTGGGGTTTTTGGGAGGAGCGATACGCTGGGGCGTACCGGCCACCCAAACCATATCTCCCGGTTGCAACGCATCGTCTAGCCGATGATAAATCAACACTTTTCCACTGGCTTTTTGATAGCCAACGTCCGTCTGGACATACCTGACAGCCAATTCATTCGCATAGGTACTGGGCTTGGCCTCATCCAGCGAAAGCACCTCTCCCATATACCCCTGCACTTCTCCAAGATGCAAAAGATGGTCATCGTGTGTAGTGACATCCTTCCTGCTGGCAAAAGTATAGCCACCAATCACCAACAGCAGGTATGCCAAAACTGGAAAAACCGCCCGAAACCTGTAACGCTTATTTTTACCATTAACGATCGCAAACCCAAGATAAATCAGTAAAACCACCACTATCACAGCCCAAAGGGACATAGAAGAAAGCATGCTCCCAATAACCGAATAGCCTACTATCCCAGCCATAAAAAACAGGACATACCTCAAAAAAGGAAATTCATTAAATTGCATAAATGCTGGCTTTTACGGAGCTGAATAACACTTAGAATTGGGCAGCAGAAAAGACTATTTATACTAACAGTATTCCGATTATCTTCTTGAACGCAAGCTAAAACCCGCACTTTCCTTGAACATAACAGGTTGTATAATAAGCAACTTAAATAGCCTATATCAATCCTTTGCCTTTCAATTTCCTTTGTAGATCCAGAAAGTGCTCTAGTTTTTTTTGTAACTCAAACTTTTCATCAATAGGACGAACTCTAGCTGGCTCGTTAAGCACAGAAGGATCTTTACGAATCCGCACCATCAATTCATCTCCAATAGTGAGCTTATCTCATAATGTGTCCTATTATCCCTAGAATAGCCCCCAAGACGAACTTTGATTTCTTTTTCCGTGCCCTGAGTAACCTTATCCAAACCAAATGTTAAAACACCGCTTTCATTCGCCGCTACGATTTTTCTGTTATTGTTAATGATTACCTCAAATGCTATCATGACTATATAAGATTTTTACTTTTCAGTTCCTTTTCAAGAACATAATAATATTTGATCTGACGCTTCAATTTTTCTTGATCGTCCTCCCCCGGCTTGACACTGATTGGGGAAGAAGCCTCGTACTTACCTTCATGAATCTTAATGCTCACCTCATCGCCATCCATTAGGTCTTCATCCAACCATTTAAAATGAAGGTCATTTTGGACATCATACCCACCCAGATACATTTTAACTATACTATTTGTACTTTCAGGAAGCTTGATCAAGCTAAATGAAAGCACACCAATATCGTTCAGCCCAATGACTTTTTTCCTTTTGTTTACTTCAACTTCAAATGCTATCATTACTCTTCTTTTTTTTACCAATTACATTTATAAGCTGAGCTCAACTTAATTTTTGTATTAAAAACGTTGCGAACCTGTCTGCCCAGGCCATAGCCGTCAGGCTAACGTCTGTAAGTTGCTGAATACTTACATTCATATTGGTGTCTGTGCTATCCGCAAATGGATTAGGGGGATTGCAAATCCCCGTAATCTCGGTTCGAGATTACAAATCCCGAACAGCTAAATTCTTGGAAAGTCATTTGTTATAAATGCATTTTTTTACAATTTGCTTAAGGTCTCTATTTTTTTGTTAGCAATTTTTTTATACAAACTTGGAGGATCTGTAGCGACAAATTCTCTTAACCCTAAGATCTGTTCCTCTTTTGCTTTTCCTTTTACTTTTGTCAATACGTTTTCATATTTCATGCTTGTATTATGATTTATCCAATGTATCTCTCTAATCTTCGCCTTTCTATCAACCATCTTTGAATGATAACCCAATTTGTCCATTGCATAATCCAAAAGTTGATCGTATTTCGCAAGATCTAGCTCTAAAGGAGCAAGTTCATCAACATACCAGAATAATAAAGGTGAAACATATGACAAAGGATCAATTCTTTCATCAACATGATATTTCTCTACCAATTCTATGGCTTCTTCTTTTCTATCCAACTTTATCAAGATTTTGAAGGTATCCATCAAAATATTTTGTAACTGCAAAGAACTAAACTCTTCCTTTCGCAGTAAATTATAAAAGATATCCAACGCCTTAATCAAATGACCATTTTCGTCATGAATTATTGCCATCCATATGAAACTTGTAATTCGAATATCTTCATCATCAGGATATTTTGATTGTAAAGCCTTAAAACTTTCCAGATAGCTTAAATCATACCCATTAAGCACCACCTGTCCTATAAGGGCGTGTTTTTCTTTTCGTCTATTCATGCTATTTAATTTTTTCTACTCTTTAAATTTTAAGAACACAACTCACTGTCCCACTCCCCACTGGACCTACATTTGTGCAAACAATCACCACATGGCTCCATCCATGAGTAGGTGATACAGTCATTAAATTTTGCCACACAATCATTTACTGTTAACCTGAGCTCGACTTAATTTTAGTATTAAAAACGTTGCGAACCTGTCTGTCCAGGCCATAGCCGTCAGGCTAACGTCTGTAAGTTGCTGAATACTTACATTCATATTGGTGTCTGTGTTATCCGCAAATGGATTAGGGGGATTGCAAATCCCCGTAATCTCGGTTCGAGATTACAAATCCCGAACAGCTAAACCCATGTATCTGTGGCAGTTGGTGTACCGATATCCGCTTAAACTGATGGCTATGGCCTTGGCTTTAGACAGGCCTGCCTTGGCTCCAGACAGGCTCGCAGTGCATGTTCCGCACTGTACGGAAACGGTTTTATAATCGAACTGAGGTTATAAGCTTTACCATTTCAAAATGTAGCTTGTGTAGCTTGACACCTCATTAAGAATCAAGTAGAAAATCGGCATCAAGACATCACCCCTCTGTTCCGAAATAGATTTGACACAGAAAAACACTTTTAATTTAAAAAAATGGCCTGCCGAACAACAGAGGAAAAAGCAACTAAATACCCAAAAAAACCACCTAAAAGCAGTGATTTATCTCAAAAAAGTAAAATTCATTGAATTGCTATTCCATTAAAAAAGGCTTTCTTTTCAGAAAACCCTTTTTAATAAAACAATTATTTTTTATTCAGCAATTTAAAACCGGTAACCGATACTTACACCAGCATTCAGCTCCACTGCGGAGAACCTGTCATTCACCTCGTCGCTGAAGCCTCTGGCGATATTAACGTAGGGCGCAATGGCAAACTTATCACTTTGCACCCATTTGTATCCTACACCAATACCGATCATGCCACTGTTCATATCTGTCACAATGGTGTTCCCGTTATCATCTGGCTCAGTAAAATCCCCAAACCGGTACTTGAAGAAGGGGTAAACATAGATATTTCCTTGCTCAGGATCATTGTTCAGGAAATAGAAATTATAGGAAACCAATAAACTACTGGTATTGAATTTCTTTCCTTTTCCTTGGCCATTATAACCAAAGCGGTCATTGATCAGGTATTCTACTCCAATGGACTGATCGTTGTCCACAAATCGCTCATAACCGATCTCTATAGACCCCTGAGCGATCGTATTCAAAATATTCAATTTGACCTCATTCTGGTTGTAATCCGTTTGGGCGTAAGCACCCATCATCATGCCTGAAAATAAGACAACAAGTAATAGCTTTTTCATAATGTAATAAATTCAAATAATAGGTATAAATAATAAAAACTTGGTAAAATTTAACCTGTAAAACAAATATCAATTGATATATCACAAATATCGCTCCATTTTGTAATGGAGAATGTCACATTCTGAAAAAATGTCTCCAACTTTCTCAAAACCAAACTTGGCGTACAGTGGAACCGCGTGTAGCTGGGCATGCAGATATAGACACTTGCCCTCTGCCTCCACGGTGGATTTGACATCCTCCAGGACAGCCTGTACCAGCGCTTGGCCCACGCCTTTACCTCGGACTTTCTCCAGCACCGCAAAACGCTCCAATTTCACTCCATGGTCTGTGAGCCTCCATCTGGCTGTCCCTGCAGGCTCACCATTCACTAATGCCAAAAAATGAGTAGAAAGCTCCTCAAACTCATCATATTCTTCGGCGGGAGGCACATTTTGCCCCACCACAAAAACCTCTTCACGAATCGCAAAAACCTGATCTAAGGAGGCTTTATTCGTTACCTTTTTGACGGTCACTTCGTTCATTGCTGGATTTATCTTTTTGTAGATCGTCCTGATCGTAAGCTGCTATGATTGATTTCACGAGTTTATGGCGGATGACATCCTTGCCGCTGAGATTGACCAGCCCAATGCCTTTGACATCTTTGAGCACGCGAAGTGCTTCACGAAGGCCGGATTTTTGCTTGGTGGGCAGGTCTACTTGGCTTTGGTCACCATTGATGATCACCTTGGAGTTTGGCCCCATCCGGGTCAAAAACATCTTGATCTGCTCCCTGGTCGTATTTTGCGCCTCATCGAGCAGCACAAAGGCGTCGTTCAGCGTTCTTCCCCTCATATACGCAAGGGGGGCGATTTCGATCACACGATTTTCCTGATAGAATTTCAATTTTTCTGCTGGCACCATATCACCTAAGGCGTCATAAATTGGCCTCAGGTAGGGATCCAGCTTTTCTTGTAGATCTCCAGGCAAGAAGCCAAGGTTTTCACCTGCTTCCACGGCCGGTCTTGTAATGATGATGCGCTTCACTTCCCGGTTCTTGAGCGCGCGCACTGCCAAAGCCACCGCTATATACGTCTTCCCAGTTCCTGCAGGCCCCAGGGCAAACACCAAGTCATTCTTAAAAGCAGCGTCCACCAGCTTCCGCTGATTGACAGATTTCGGCTTGATGGCCAGCCCCTTGTTGCCAAAAACGATGATGTCATTTTTAGGATCTTCCTCAAAGGGCACACCTTCGAGATCAATGTACTCTTTGACATTTTCGGGTGTCACCTGACCAAATCGGTTAAAATGCTGTAGGAGCATATTGAGCACGTCATTGATGCGGATGATCTCCGGTGCCCTTCCCTGAATGCGAATTTCATTTCCGCGAGAAACAATTTTGCTTTTGGGAAATGCCGCAGCGATCTGCCGGATGTTCTCATTCTCAGTGCCGAGAAAATCCAAAAGCGGAATATTTTCTAAAGTAATTACCTTTTCTACCAATCCGTTAATGTGTATTTAGGGTTGTCAGATTATTCTTACAAGAATAAAATTTCTATTTTTGTTTATACTTCACAAAAGTACAAAATTTTAATTGACTTCGTTCTATGGCCTTAGTAACATTCCTGTCAGATTTTGGAGATGGCGATTATTATGTACCTGCAGTCAAAGCCAAGATGTTATCCATTAACCCTCAGCTCAATATCATTGACATCACCCATAAAGTAGAGGCTTATGACATCGCCCATGCTGCCTTTGTCCTGAGATCTGTATATAAGGAATTCCCCAAAGGCACCATTCACTTGGTAGCCCTTAACAGCACCAGCAGCATGACAGATGGATATATTGGCATCAAACTGGAGGAGCACATCTTTGTAGGCCCCAATAATGGGGTGCTCAGCATGCTGGCGGATTATGACCCCGGCATTGTGGTAAAATTTGCCGACATCCACATCAAAGACAGCACCTTTCCTGCCAAGGATATCCTAGCCCCCATAGCCGCCAAAGTAGCCAGTGGGGCAGCGATCCATGATTTTGGCGGACCGCTACAAGCCATCCGCAAGATGATGCCGCGTCAGATCAAAGCGACCAAAAAACAGATCGTCGGCCATGTCCTTCGCATGGATGGCTATGGCAACCTGATCACCAATATTCCCAAAAGTGTCTTCAATCAGCTCAACCCCGGCAAATTCACCCTCGAATTTAGCCGTGAGGTAATGACGGAGCTCCATCCATCCTATGATAGCGTCGAGCCAGGTGATTGCTTTGCCGTGTTCAATAGCCTGGACTTTTTGGAAATAGGTATTAACCATGGTCATGGTGCCGATTTGCTGGGACTAAAATATGACAGTCCTGTGGTTATCAATTTTCATAGAGAAGAAGAATAAAAACACAAGACAAATAACCATATGAAAGCTAAGCACTTACCTGCAAATAGGATTATCACTATTGAAAAAAACAAAAATTAGTAGGGCAAAGCTATTGCATAGAAAAAAATCTTTGTCCATATTTGCATCCCGTTCGGAACGGAACAGGAAAAAGCATAGTGAAAAACTATCAAGCCTTGGTGGCGGAATTGGTAGACGCGTTGGTCTCAAACACCAATGAGGTAACACTCGTGCCGGTTCGACTCCGGCCCAAGGTACAGAAAACCCCTTCAGATGAAAATTTGAAGGGGTTTTGTTGTTTATAGAGCAAACCGATGTGAAATTTTATGGTTTTATGCTGGATCAAGCAATATTTCTGGGGGAATACTTTTCGACACACTTTCTTAAACACAGAATATGCATTAGGCTATTTATCTCGACCTGAAATTGCTTTTCCATTTAAAGAAAAAAATCAGCGCAAATCTTAATCATCAGTGTCATCAGCGTTCCTTCAGTCCCCAGCTTTTTCACTTCACCCTTTGACCTCCACTAAAACCCATCCCTTACTGTCTCCTTTCCCTGCGAATGCTTAAACAACAGATAGATGCAAGCAATATCAAAAACTGCCCAAGTCAATAGACCGATCACCTTAAACACCCAAGTAATAAATATCAAGCCAGTCAACAAGCCTACTCCTCCTATAACTTGATAATGCTGGCCGAAAGTCTTTTTGGACAGGATCAACCCAATGGAAAAAGGGATCAAGGAAACCCCAAAAGCCATCACTTCAAACACACCAAAC
Coding sequences within it:
- a CDS encoding DUF3575 domain-containing protein yields the protein MKKLLLVVLFSGMMMGAYAQTDYNQNEVKLNILNTIAQGSIEIGYERFVDNDQSIGVEYLINDRFGYNGQGKGKKFNTSSLLVSYNFYFLNNDPEQGNIYVYPFFKYRFGDFTEPDDNGNTIVTDMNSGMIGIGVGYKWVQSDKFAIAPYVNIARGFSDEVNDRFSAVELNAGVSIGYRF
- a CDS encoding GNAT family N-acetyltransferase, with product MNEVTVKKVTNKASLDQVFAIREEVFVVGQNVPPAEEYDEFEELSTHFLALVNGEPAGTARWRLTDHGVKLERFAVLEKVRGKGVGQALVQAVLEDVKSTVEAEGKCLYLHAQLHAVPLYAKFGFEKVGDIFSECDILHYKMERYL
- a CDS encoding PhoH family protein, translated to MVEKVITLENIPLLDFLGTENENIRQIAAAFPKSKIVSRGNEIRIQGRAPEIIRINDVLNMLLQHFNRFGQVTPENVKEYIDLEGVPFEEDPKNDIIVFGNKGLAIKPKSVNQRKLVDAAFKNDLVFALGPAGTGKTYIAVALAVRALKNREVKRIIITRPAVEAGENLGFLPGDLQEKLDPYLRPIYDALGDMVPAEKLKFYQENRVIEIAPLAYMRGRTLNDAFVLLDEAQNTTREQIKMFLTRMGPNSKVIINGDQSQVDLPTKQKSGLREALRVLKDVKGIGLVNLSGKDVIRHKLVKSIIAAYDQDDLQKDKSSNERSDRQKGNE
- a CDS encoding SAM hydrolase/SAM-dependent halogenase family protein; this translates as MALVTFLSDFGDGDYYVPAVKAKMLSINPQLNIIDITHKVEAYDIAHAAFVLRSVYKEFPKGTIHLVALNSTSSMTDGYIGIKLEEHIFVGPNNGVLSMLADYDPGIVVKFADIHIKDSTFPAKDILAPIAAKVASGAAIHDFGGPLQAIRKMMPRQIKATKKQIVGHVLRMDGYGNLITNIPKSVFNQLNPGKFTLEFSREVMTELHPSYDSVEPGDCFAVFNSLDFLEIGINHGHGADLLGLKYDSPVVINFHREEE